A window from Anaerolineales bacterium encodes these proteins:
- a CDS encoding CpaF family protein, protein FFHDLLPPQRKDLNEIAVTPAGKVWILKKGAPRFEPLTITPAREEVWRGVEALLAPLGRAVNEATPSVDAKLPRSENFSGARIKVLHPCIVPGEGYPSVNIRLYEARPVTPEQLIEWGMAPEAVIRGLVEIVARTARVLIIGGTATGKTTFLSGISAGIPREERVVKIEDPEEIWLDHPHVVTIEARPAPPGSSIPSYTVKNGVDDAMRMSPRWLIVGEVRTGDAAMSLFRAQMSDHPGLSTFHAEGPEETVFRLSVIMFADLQVQMQAARSIFAQAVDVVIQVGWAEGKRALLGVWETARDLQQGEVVFRKLYSRGDAMLQPFTRR, encoded by the coding sequence TTCTTCCACGACCTGCTCCCGCCCCAGCGCAAGGACCTCAACGAGATCGCCGTGACCCCGGCCGGCAAGGTGTGGATCCTGAAAAAGGGCGCGCCGCGCTTCGAGCCGCTGACAATCACCCCTGCGCGCGAGGAGGTCTGGCGCGGGGTGGAAGCGCTGTTGGCGCCGCTGGGGCGGGCGGTCAACGAAGCCACGCCCTCGGTGGACGCCAAACTCCCGCGCAGCGAGAATTTTTCCGGCGCGCGGATCAAGGTCCTGCATCCGTGCATTGTCCCCGGCGAGGGCTACCCCTCGGTCAACATCCGCCTCTATGAAGCCAGGCCGGTCACGCCCGAACAACTCATTGAGTGGGGGATGGCCCCCGAGGCGGTGATCCGCGGCCTGGTGGAGATCGTCGCCCGCACCGCGCGGGTGCTGATCATCGGCGGCACGGCCACCGGCAAGACGACCTTCCTTTCCGGGATCTCGGCCGGCATCCCGCGCGAAGAGCGGGTGGTGAAGATCGAGGACCCCGAGGAGATCTGGCTCGACCACCCGCACGTGGTGACGATCGAAGCCCGCCCGGCGCCGCCCGGCTCCTCGATCCCCTCGTACACGGTGAAGAACGGCGTGGACGACGCGATGCGGATGAGCCCGCGCTGGCTGATCGTCGGCGAGGTTCGCACCGGCGATGCGGCGATGAGCCTCTTCCGGGCGCAGATGTCGGACCACCCCGGGCTGTCCACCTTCCACGCCGAGGGGCCGGAAGAGACGGTCTTCCGGCTGTCGGTGATCATGTTCGCGGATCTGCAGGTGCAGATGCAGGCGGCGCGCTCGATCTTCGCCCAGGCGGTGGACGTGGTGATCCAGGTGGGGTGGGCGGAGGGCAAGCGCGCGCTGCTCGGGGTGTGGGAAACGGCCCGCGATCTGCAGCAGGGCGAAGTGGTCTTCCGCAAACTCTACTCCCGCGGCGACGCGATGCTGCAACCCTTCACCAGGAGGTAG